A single window of Dermacentor albipictus isolate Rhodes 1998 colony chromosome 1, USDA_Dalb.pri_finalv2, whole genome shotgun sequence DNA harbors:
- the LOC135907950 gene encoding cuticle protein 19-like — MFSKVKLLVYCFVAKTCALDHHDPVPGYQGPGYSGYGGYNAPAAGTPYQGYTGYSAPPQPYSFGYDTADEFGNRQFRSEQGDSSNVKTGSYGYMDVNGLYRRVNYIADANGFRATVDTNEPGTAPGASADVVFNAAPVVPPLPAVAATPAAYGARASAGYSNALSGYGGYGYDPYGRLRAGAVYGGYGSFGYAPSGPALGGNASGGHTPSGYGSAGDVAGQYVPTGFGGFAAGHHGFRRRR; from the exons ATGTTCTCAAAG GTTAAACTGCTCGTGTATTGCTTTGTCGCAAAGACCTGCGCTCTGGATCACCACGACCCCGTACCTGGATACCAGGGTCCCGGCTACAGTGGGTACGGTGGCTATAACGCTCCCGCAGCAGGCACACCTTACCAAGGATACACTGGTTACTCAGCC CCACCGCAGCCGTATAGCTTTGGCTACGACACGGCTGACGAGTTCGGCAACCGGCAGTTCCGCAGCGAACAAGGTGACTCCAGTAACGTGAAGACTGGCTCGTATGGTTACATGGACGTCAACGGCCTCTACCGGCGCGTCAACTACATCGCGGACGCCAACGGCTTCCGCGCCACTGTAGACACCAATGAACCGGGCACCGCGCCCGGCGCCAGCGCCGACGTTGTGTTCAATGCCGCACCCGTGGTCCCGCCTCTTCCTGCTGTGGCAGCAACACCTGCTGCGTACGGCGCCAGGGCATCCGCTGGTTACAGCAACGCGTTGAGTGGCTATGGTGGATACGGATACGATCCTTACGGCCGCCTTCGTGCTGGAGCCGTGTATGGTGGTTACGGGAGCTTCGGCTACGCCCCTAGTGGTCCGGCCCTTGGCGGTAATGCTAGTGGTGGACATACTCCTTCCGGTTATGGCTCTGCCGGCGACGTGGCAGGTCAATACGTGCCAACTGGCTTCGGTGGCTTCGCCGCTGGTCACCATGGCTTCCGCCGTCGTAGATAA